TTATGGATACTCCGACCTTTTTGCACCTTCCAGCGGCTTCCCTGATTTTCCGGAATATCCAACACGTTTTCAAAATAGATAAACCGCGGACAGTACAGGTATTCCAGCATATCGGACGGGGTGATGTAGAATTGGTGTGTGTTGTTCATTCTGTCCTTATTCCCGTAGAGACGTTTCATGAAACGTCTCTACTATACTCCGATACACCCTCTAATTTATACCTTTCTAACCTTTGTCTTTGGTAGAGACGTGCCATGGCACGTCTTTACATTCCTGGATCCTTCATGCAAATTCTGACGCTAACAGCCCTGTCTGGGACTGTCAGCGCCAGGGTTTTTTATACCATCTTCGTCGATAGCTGGTCGGCAATCAATTTCCGGTCGAATTCCTGTCCCACCAGCGCCACCTTCTTGAAATCCTCCTCGCACATGGGGAACAGGTAGACGGCATCCGTCTTTTCGTTGATTAGCTCTTCCGCCTTCAATTGCATTTCGTCCATCTGGTTTTTGTTTACATCACCGAGAAACGCGGAATACTGCACCCGGTACAATCCGTACTGTTCGCACGCATCCGCCATCTTTTTCCGGGCCTTATCTTTGCTGATGTCGTAGATGATCCAGAGGAGCATTGGTTTGTCTCCTGAAATGTTTTATGCCACCAGTAGAGCCGTGCCATGGCACGGCTCTACACAATAGGTGCATTCGTGTCCGTTAACCAATCTATTCAATGTCATTGTAGAAACCAGTTATTGTAGAGACGTATCATGATACGTCTCTACTGTAACATCCTTCAAGTTAAAACCTATCACTTATTCAAATTCCCCGGGTGATACCGATCCTCCTCCCAATACTCCGGGTTGGTGCGGATGTATTCGTTGATTCGTTCCAATGATGTATTATTACGCACAATATGATCATGAAATCCCGGCTGCCAGGCGAATGTGCCGTGGCCGTTATTCTTGCACCAAGTACGTATGGCGCCTTTGAAATGGTTGATGATGATGGACAGGGAACCGGATTTGGGTGAAATTTCAGCCATAAATTTTATACGGCTAGCTGGCCCGTTCCCTTGTAGAGACGTGCCATGGCACGTCTCTACTTCTGATACTTCTTTCGAATCATTGGTTCCAGCTTGATGCAACGTCTCTACTGGCCTATTTTTATCAATACTTCCTTTAGTCAGTTGCATCGTCAAATGCACATGATTCGGCATCACAATAAATTCGCCAAGTTGGACATGCGGCTGATGGGTCGGAATTTCATACCAGTATTTCCAGACAGTGCATCCGAGTTCCGACAATCCCATTATTTTATTGCGGATGTCACCGAAATATTCAATTCCTTCATAGGTGCAGATAGTTACAAAATACCAACCGGGTGTGCGGTAGTCCCAGCCCTTTAACCGATGAGAATCGATGCGGTATTTGTTTCTGAAATAATCGGGCATTTATGCTGTCCCCTTATGGAATGTTTTATATTCCTGCAAATTTATATTCCTGCAAATCTGTATTGTAGAGACGTTTCATGAAACGTCTCTACATTTAAGATCACCTTTCATTCTTTGTAAAGACATGCCATAGCGTGCTTCCACAGACTTCTTCCACGTTAGTTCGCATCCTCCCCCAGCTCCCGCGTCTCCACCACATTCACATCCGGGTCGTCGTCCCGGTTGAGCCAGTCGTTGGCAAGACGGTGGCATTCGTACTGGAGGGTGTGTTTCCGCTTGATGTTGCGTCCCCGGTAGCGGATGGATTCCTCGAAAAAATCGTTCACGGAAGGGATGAGTACTCCCTTTCCCGCTTTATTCAGTGTGTAGCCGTCCGGGATGTCGTCGAAGTACGCCTGCTTAATCTGCCGTGTTGTAATCAGTTTAATCACAACCTCGTCGAGGTACGGGCGGAACGGCTCGATCATGTCGAACACGAACGATTTCTTGTTATAATTATCCGTGTGCAGCAGTCCGACGTGCGGGTCGAGTCCCGCCAGAATGCACGCCCGCTCCACCATGCCGTACAACATCCCATATCCGTAATTCAACAGACAGTTGAAGTAATCCGCCGCCGGATCTCTGGAACGCCCGTCGAACTGATAATTCTCCGGCAGGATTTTGGAGATTGTTCCGAAATAGGTTCGTCCGGCGCTTCCCTCCAAACCGCGCAATGTCCCAGCGATGTCCTGAGCATCGGGCTTTACGGTTTTCAATTTCTTCCGCAATCCCTCGATACCGGAGATGCCGTGCTCCAACACTGCCACACTATCTCCTTTGCGCGTTCGCTTTAGCGCCTTCAGCAGAGTGAGTTGGTGGTCGAACTTCCGTGTGATGAGTGTGATAACCGAGGCAAAGCCGTCGGCAGTTTCCGACAGTTCCAGTTGCTTCCGCCGGATGGCGGCGGTGCTCCCCATCTTTGGTCGCCAAATGCGCGCATACGGATCACCGTATCGATTCATGAAAATGAAATCGATATTGTGCTCAATGGCCAGTTCGACGGCATCACTGGAAAATGATGCCCCGGTGGTGACCAGAATCGACTCCACCTTCTTCGGCGAAAACCGGTACTGCTGATCCTTGATTTTAATGCGGAACATCTCCTGCTTCTTGTGTAAAAACGCGCCGTAAGAATTGATGACTAATTGCATACAGCCCTACTCAATAAGTTTATATTTAAGACCAAATACACCCATTGTACGATGAAAACGAAGAATATTACTGCAAGCGTCGTAACTGCGAAAGTATATTAACCCCATTCATTAGAAAAGAAAAGTAAATATCTAATAACTGGTCATGAAATACCGATTAATGAAGAGAGGGGTGTCTCGTCGAGTCGCTCTACGGAATCAACAATCCACCAAAATTAACCGCTGGAAAGGCCGACCTGAGGCGTCTAACTTACCGCATCTGTAAAAGACATTCCTACCGATCCACATGAGACGAAACTTCCATTCATCGAAGGAGAAGATGATGCTGATACACCGATCGATGTCCATACACAAAAAAGTTGGGATCTTGCTGTTGAGCGTTGCATGTTTTACCCTTACGGGCGCAACGGGATTTGCCCAGGAATATGAGAACCTGCAGGTATTGCCCAAAGATATCAGTGAAGAAGAACTGCGGGACG
This Candidatus Neomarinimicrobiota bacterium DNA region includes the following protein-coding sequences:
- the cas1 gene encoding CRISPR-associated endonuclease Cas1 codes for the protein MQLVINSYGAFLHKKQEMFRIKIKDQQYRFSPKKVESILVTTGASFSSDAVELAIEHNIDFIFMNRYGDPYARIWRPKMGSTAAIRRKQLELSETADGFASVITLITRKFDHQLTLLKALKRTRKGDSVAVLEHGISGIEGLRKKLKTVKPDAQDIAGTLRGLEGSAGRTYFGTISKILPENYQFDGRSRDPAADYFNCLLNYGYGMLYGMVERACILAGLDPHVGLLHTDNYNKKSFVFDMIEPFRPYLDEVVIKLITTRQIKQAYFDDIPDGYTLNKAGKGVLIPSVNDFFEESIRYRGRNIKRKHTLQYECHRLANDWLNRDDDPDVNVVETRELGEDAN
- a CDS encoding transposase, coding for MPDYFRNKYRIDSHRLKGWDYRTPGWYFVTICTYEGIEYFGDIRNKIMGLSELGCTVWKYWYEIPTHQPHVQLGEFIVMPNHVHLTMQLTKGSIDKNRPVETLHQAGTNDSKEVSEVETCHGTSLQGNGPASRIKFMAEISPKSGSLSIIINHFKGAIRTWCKNNGHGTFAWQPGFHDHIVRNNTSLERINEYIRTNPEYWEEDRYHPGNLNK
- the cas2 gene encoding CRISPR-associated endonuclease Cas2 produces the protein MLLWIIYDISKDKARKKMADACEQYGLYRVQYSAFLGDVNKNQMDEMQLKAEELINEKTDAVYLFPMCEEDFKKVALVGQEFDRKLIADQLSTKMV